One segment of Brassica napus cultivar Da-Ae chromosome C3, Da-Ae, whole genome shotgun sequence DNA contains the following:
- the LOC106358515 gene encoding probable serine/threonine-protein kinase SIS8 isoform X1: MPKMKHLLRKLHIGGSSSNGFGDHHHRLDESTRPMIDPTSIRSSSPSPASTPSVSSSSGFGNAAATLPRLEPFEPAGRDLAAAVDGIDFSLMEEEYQVQLAMAISVSDPDPRENADTAQLDAAKRISLGVKAPVTNADSTVDFLSLRYWGHKVINYDQKVRDGFYDVYGVTSNSLSQGKMPLLVDLQGISVSDNVDYEVVLVNRLLDPELQELERRAFALSLECPDFARGQVSSDLTQKIANIVVEQMGGPVENADEALRRWMHRSYELRNSLNTTVIPLGRVNFGLARHRALLFKVLADRIDLPCMLVKGSYYTGTDDGAVNLIKLDNKSEYIIDLMGAPGALIPSEVPSSFLPVSGTDTRVFPDDLDTLQHSCPVPEKEIETPAFSVLEETDSRYSGIVANLFNGSHEENRDRCAVEKHQTERFEHDFGKLMQSQQISGENLPPFSGKPTCAQKVKVKNVSKYVISAAKNPEFAQKLHAVLLESGASPPPDLFMDVNPQNLREKSFLQDFWQESSNAMNSAVPRNPEKVGDQLAEQMRESERNPTALQLSAVCTSGEVDFSMKKNFDVDNMGKVSSPEKMEIGTADGEPSVSDSHEQGINPFLGEAAKWEIMWEDLQIGERIGVGSYGEVYRAEWNGTEVAVKKFLDQDFSGDALTQFRSEIEIMLRLRHPNVVLFMGAVTRPPNFSILTEFLPRGSLYRLLHRPNHQLDEKRRMRMALDVAKGMNYLHTSHPTVVHRDLKSPNLLVDKNWVVKVCDFGLSRMKHHTYLSSKSTAGTPEWMAPEVLRNEPANEKCDVYSFGVILWELATSRIPWKGLNPMQVVGAVGFQNRRLEITDDIDPTVAQIIRDCWQTEPHLRPSFTQLMRSLKRLQGLNKSKRGNTSESLM, translated from the exons ATGCCGAAGATGAAGCATCTTCTCCGTAAGCTCCACATCGGAGGAAGTAGCAGTAACGGATTCGGAGACCATCATCACAGGCTAGACGAATCGACTCGACCGATGATCGATCCCACCTCTATTCGTAGCTCTAGCCCTAGCCCAGCTTCCACTCCCTCCGTCTCTTCGTCATCAGGTTTCGGTAACGCCGCCGCGACATTGCCGAGGCTGGAACCGTTTGAGCCTGCGGGGCGTGATCTGGCGGCGGCTGTGGACGGTATCGATTTTAGTTTGATGGAGGAGGAGTATCAAGTCCAGCTAGCTATGGCGATCAGCGTTTCTGATCCCGATCCGAGAGAGAATGCAGATACGGCTCAGCTTGATGCAGCTAAGCGGATTAGCCTTGGCGTTAAGGCTCCGGTCACTAACGCTGACTCCACCGTTGACTTTTTGTCGCTTCGCTATTGG ggACATAAGGTTATTAACTATGACCAGAAAGTCAGGGATGGTTTTTACGATGTGTATGGGGTTACATCCAATTCTCTTTCACAAGGGAAGATGCCACTTCTCGTGGATCTTCAAGGCATCTCTGTTTCAGACAATGTTGATTATGAGGTGGTTTTGGTGAACCGGTTGCTTGATCCTGAACTTCAAGAGCTAGAGAGGAGAGCATTTGCTTTGTCTTTGGAATGTCCAGACTTTGCTCGTGGTCAGGTGTCAAGTGATTTGACTCAGAAGATTGCAAATATTGTTGTAGAGCAGATGGGTGGCCCAGTTGAGAATGCGGATGAGGCATTGAGAAGGTGGATGCATCGAAGCTATGAACTCAGGAATTCTTTGAACACCACTGTTATTCCACTTGGACGAGTTAATTTTGGTCTTGCACGTCACAGGGCTTTGCTATTCAAG gTGCTTGCTGATAGGATTGATCTCCCGTGCATGCTGGTAAAAGGCAGCTATTACACTGGAACTGACGATGGGGCTGTGAACTTGATTAAACTAGACAACAAAAG TGAATACATTATTGATTTAATGGGTGCTCCGGGTGCTCTGATTCCTTCGGAAGTTCCAAGTAGTTTTCTTCCAGTTTCTGGCACTGATACGAGAGTATTTCCTGATGATCTGGACACGTTGCAACATTCTTGCCCTGTACCTGAGAAAGAAATTGAAACGCCAGCATTTTCAGTTTTGGAGGAAACAGATTCCAGATATTCTGGTATTGTGGCAAACTTGTTTAATGGAAGCCATGAAGAAAACAGAGACAGATGTGCTGTTGAAAAGCATCAGACTGAGAGGTTTGAGCATGATTTTGGAAAGCTAATGCAATCACAGCAGATATCTGGTGAAAACTTGCCGCCGTTTTCTGGGAAACCGACTTGTGCACAGAAAGTAAAAGTCAAGAATGTCTCAAAGTATGTCATAAGTGCAGCAAAGAACCCTGAGTTTGCGCAGAAATTACATGCTGTCTTGTTAGAAAGTGGTGCATCACCTCCCCCAGATTTGTTTATGGATGTTAATCCACAGAACTTGAGGGAGAAGAGTTTTCTTCAAGACTTCTGGCAAGAAAGTAGCAATGCTATGAATTCTGCTGTTCCACGCAACCCAGAAAAG GTCGGAGATCAGTTAGCTGAACAAATGAGAGAATCTGAAAGGAACCCCACAGCACTGCAACTGTCAGCTGTTTGTACTTCAGGGGAGGTCGATTTTTCAATGAAGAAAAACTTTGATGTGGATAATATGGGTAAAGTTTCTTCACCGGAAAAGATGGAGATCGGCACTGCTGATGGCGAGCCTTCTGTTTCTGACAGTCATGAACAAGGAATTAATCCATTTCTTGGCGAGGCTGCAAAATGGGAAATTATGTGGGAAGATCTTCAGATTGGCGAGCGGATTGGTGTTG GTTCATATGGAGAAGTTTACCGTGCAGAGTGGAATGGAACT GAAGTGGCTGTTAAGAAGTTTCTGGACCAAGATTTCTCTGGTGATGCATTGACACAGTTCAGATCTGAA ATTGAAATAATGTTGAGGTTGCGGCATCCAAATGTTGTTCTTTTCATGGGAGCAGTTACTCGGCCGCCAAATTTTTCCATTTTGACAGAGTTTCTACCCAG AGGGAGTTTGTATAGATTACTCCATCGACCAAATCATCAGCTTGATGAGAAGAGACGAATGCGGATGGCACTTGATGTG GCAAAGGGGATGAACTACTTGCACACCAGCCACCCAACTGTAGTACATAGGGATTTGAAATCTCCAAACCTTCTTGTTGATAAAAATTGGGTCGTGAAGGTTTGTGATTTTGGATTGTCACGCATGAAACATCACACGTATTTGTCCTCAAAATCAACTGCAGGAACG CCCGAGTGGATGGCTCCAGAAGTGTTGAGGAATGAACCAGCTAATGAAAA ATGTGACGTGTACAGCTTTGGTGTTATATTGTGGGAGCTAGCTACATCACGCATACCCTGGAAAGGTTTAAACCCGATGCAAGTCGTTGGAGCTGTGGGATTCCAAAATCGTCGCCTTGAAATCACAGATGATATTGATCCAACCGTTGCACAGATAATCCGTGATTGTTGGCAAAC GGAACCGCATTTACGGCCATCGTTTACGCAACTGATGCGAAGTCTGAAGCGGCTACAGGGTCTAAACAAAAGCAAGAGAGGGAACACAAGTGAAAGTTTGATGTAA
- the LOC106358512 gene encoding CTD small phosphatase-like protein 2 isoform X1, whose amino-acid sequence MEDDGSASSSSSRDLDAQNRYDRLLALNASPVDSNCNLDSVSAIYLAMTSSKLECVDERGQDSLITSVCNMEDEEEDEEELDEFDPYLFIKNLPHLSSVVPTFRPVLLPKQTRSCPPISLVLDLDETLVHSTLEPCDEVDFTFPVHFNEEEHTVYVRCRPHLQEFMERVSRLFEIIIFTASQSIYAEQLLNVLDPKRKLFRHRVYRDSCVFFDGNYLKDLSVLGRDLSRVIIVDNSPQAFGFQVENGVPIESWFNDPSDKELLHLLPFLESLIGAEDVRPMIAKKFNLKEKIEAAVDAPEYPAEAGDPFER is encoded by the exons ATGGAAGACGATGGCtctgcttcttcctcttcttctcgaGATTTGGATGCACAGAACCGTTATGATCGATTGCTTGCTCTAAATGCAAGTCCCGTTGATTCAAATTGTAACTTGGATTCGGTTTCTGCTATTTATCTAGCGATGACGAGCTCGAAGCTGGAGTGCGTCGACGAGCGTGGCCAAGACTCTCTTATAACCTCCGTATGCAACATGGAGGACGAAGAAGAGGATGAGGAGGAGCTCGACGAGTTcgatccttatctcttcatcaAAAACTTGCCCCACTTGTCCTCCGTTGTCCCTACTTTCAGACCCGTCTTGCTTCCTAAACAGACCCGAAGCTGCCCTCCCATCTCTCTAGTCCTTGACCTCGACG AAACGCTTGTGCACTCTACTCTAGAACCGTGTGACGAGGTGGACTTCACATTCCCTGTGCATTTCAACGAAGAAGAGCATACGGTCTACGTGCGGTGCCGTCCTCACCTACAAGAGTTTATGGAGAGAGTGTCCCGTCTTTTCGAGATCATTATTTTCACAGCTAGCCAGAGTATCTACGCCGAGCAGCTTCTGAATGTGCTTGACCCCAAGAGGAAGCTCTTTCGCCATAGAGTGTACCGTGACTCGTGTGTTTTCTTTGACGGTAACTACCTTAAGGATTTGTCCGTCCTTGGACGTGACTTGTCTCGTGTCATCATCGTCGATAACTCCCCACAG GCATTTGGGTTTCAAGTGGAGAACGGTGTGCCAATAGAGAGCTGGTTTAACGACCCTTCAGATAAAGAGCTCCTCCACTTGCTGCCGTTTCTTGAAAGCTTAATAGGAGCTGAAGATGTGAGGCCGATGATCGCCAAGAAGTTCAATCTAAAGGAGAAGATTGAGGCAGCTGTAGATGCACCTGAGTATCCTGCTGAGGCAGGTGATCCTTTCGAAAGGTAA
- the LOC106358515 gene encoding probable serine/threonine-protein kinase SIS8 isoform X2 codes for MPKMKHLLRKLHIGGSSSNGFGDHHHRLDESTRPMIDPTSIRSSSPSPASTPSVSSSSGFGNAAATLPRLEPFEPAGRDLAAAVDGIDFSLMEEEYQVQLAMAISVSDPDPRENADTAQLDAAKRISLGVKAPVTNADSTVDFLSLRYWGHKVINYDQKVRDGFYDVYGVTSNSLSQGKMPLLVDLQGISVSDNVDYEVVLVNRLLDPELQELERRAFALSLECPDFARGQVSSDLTQKIANIVVEQMGGPVENADEALRRWMHRSYELRNSLNTTVIPLGRVNFGLARHRALLFKVLADRIDLPCMLVKGSYYTGTDDGAVNLIKLDNKSEYIIDLMGAPGALIPSEVPSSFLPVSGTDTRVFPDDLDTLQHSCPVPEKEIETPAFSVLEETDSRYSGIVANLFNGSHEENRDRCAVEKHQTERFEHDFGKLMQSQQISGENLPPFSGKPTCAQKVKVKNVSKYVISAAKNPEFAQKLHAVLLESGASPPPDLFMDVNPQNLREKSFLQDFWQESSNAMNSAVPRNPEKVGDQLAEQMRESERNPTALQLSAVCTSGEVDFSMKKNFDVDNMGKVSSPEKMEIGTADGEPSVSDSHEQGINPFLGEAAKWEIMWEDLQIGERIGVGSYGEVYRAEWNGTVRKWLLRSFWTKISLIEIMLRLRHPNVVLFMGAVTRPPNFSILTEFLPRGSLYRLLHRPNHQLDEKRRMRMALDVAKGMNYLHTSHPTVVHRDLKSPNLLVDKNWVVKVCDFGLSRMKHHTYLSSKSTAGTPEWMAPEVLRNEPANEKCDVYSFGVILWELATSRIPWKGLNPMQVVGAVGFQNRRLEITDDIDPTVAQIIRDCWQTEPHLRPSFTQLMRSLKRLQGLNKSKRGNTSESLM; via the exons ATGCCGAAGATGAAGCATCTTCTCCGTAAGCTCCACATCGGAGGAAGTAGCAGTAACGGATTCGGAGACCATCATCACAGGCTAGACGAATCGACTCGACCGATGATCGATCCCACCTCTATTCGTAGCTCTAGCCCTAGCCCAGCTTCCACTCCCTCCGTCTCTTCGTCATCAGGTTTCGGTAACGCCGCCGCGACATTGCCGAGGCTGGAACCGTTTGAGCCTGCGGGGCGTGATCTGGCGGCGGCTGTGGACGGTATCGATTTTAGTTTGATGGAGGAGGAGTATCAAGTCCAGCTAGCTATGGCGATCAGCGTTTCTGATCCCGATCCGAGAGAGAATGCAGATACGGCTCAGCTTGATGCAGCTAAGCGGATTAGCCTTGGCGTTAAGGCTCCGGTCACTAACGCTGACTCCACCGTTGACTTTTTGTCGCTTCGCTATTGG ggACATAAGGTTATTAACTATGACCAGAAAGTCAGGGATGGTTTTTACGATGTGTATGGGGTTACATCCAATTCTCTTTCACAAGGGAAGATGCCACTTCTCGTGGATCTTCAAGGCATCTCTGTTTCAGACAATGTTGATTATGAGGTGGTTTTGGTGAACCGGTTGCTTGATCCTGAACTTCAAGAGCTAGAGAGGAGAGCATTTGCTTTGTCTTTGGAATGTCCAGACTTTGCTCGTGGTCAGGTGTCAAGTGATTTGACTCAGAAGATTGCAAATATTGTTGTAGAGCAGATGGGTGGCCCAGTTGAGAATGCGGATGAGGCATTGAGAAGGTGGATGCATCGAAGCTATGAACTCAGGAATTCTTTGAACACCACTGTTATTCCACTTGGACGAGTTAATTTTGGTCTTGCACGTCACAGGGCTTTGCTATTCAAG gTGCTTGCTGATAGGATTGATCTCCCGTGCATGCTGGTAAAAGGCAGCTATTACACTGGAACTGACGATGGGGCTGTGAACTTGATTAAACTAGACAACAAAAG TGAATACATTATTGATTTAATGGGTGCTCCGGGTGCTCTGATTCCTTCGGAAGTTCCAAGTAGTTTTCTTCCAGTTTCTGGCACTGATACGAGAGTATTTCCTGATGATCTGGACACGTTGCAACATTCTTGCCCTGTACCTGAGAAAGAAATTGAAACGCCAGCATTTTCAGTTTTGGAGGAAACAGATTCCAGATATTCTGGTATTGTGGCAAACTTGTTTAATGGAAGCCATGAAGAAAACAGAGACAGATGTGCTGTTGAAAAGCATCAGACTGAGAGGTTTGAGCATGATTTTGGAAAGCTAATGCAATCACAGCAGATATCTGGTGAAAACTTGCCGCCGTTTTCTGGGAAACCGACTTGTGCACAGAAAGTAAAAGTCAAGAATGTCTCAAAGTATGTCATAAGTGCAGCAAAGAACCCTGAGTTTGCGCAGAAATTACATGCTGTCTTGTTAGAAAGTGGTGCATCACCTCCCCCAGATTTGTTTATGGATGTTAATCCACAGAACTTGAGGGAGAAGAGTTTTCTTCAAGACTTCTGGCAAGAAAGTAGCAATGCTATGAATTCTGCTGTTCCACGCAACCCAGAAAAG GTCGGAGATCAGTTAGCTGAACAAATGAGAGAATCTGAAAGGAACCCCACAGCACTGCAACTGTCAGCTGTTTGTACTTCAGGGGAGGTCGATTTTTCAATGAAGAAAAACTTTGATGTGGATAATATGGGTAAAGTTTCTTCACCGGAAAAGATGGAGATCGGCACTGCTGATGGCGAGCCTTCTGTTTCTGACAGTCATGAACAAGGAATTAATCCATTTCTTGGCGAGGCTGCAAAATGGGAAATTATGTGGGAAGATCTTCAGATTGGCGAGCGGATTGGTGTTG GTTCATATGGAGAAGTTTACCGTGCAGAGTGGAATGGAACTGTGAG GAAGTGGCTGTTAAGAAGTTTCTGGACCAAGATTTCTCTG ATTGAAATAATGTTGAGGTTGCGGCATCCAAATGTTGTTCTTTTCATGGGAGCAGTTACTCGGCCGCCAAATTTTTCCATTTTGACAGAGTTTCTACCCAG AGGGAGTTTGTATAGATTACTCCATCGACCAAATCATCAGCTTGATGAGAAGAGACGAATGCGGATGGCACTTGATGTG GCAAAGGGGATGAACTACTTGCACACCAGCCACCCAACTGTAGTACATAGGGATTTGAAATCTCCAAACCTTCTTGTTGATAAAAATTGGGTCGTGAAGGTTTGTGATTTTGGATTGTCACGCATGAAACATCACACGTATTTGTCCTCAAAATCAACTGCAGGAACG CCCGAGTGGATGGCTCCAGAAGTGTTGAGGAATGAACCAGCTAATGAAAA ATGTGACGTGTACAGCTTTGGTGTTATATTGTGGGAGCTAGCTACATCACGCATACCCTGGAAAGGTTTAAACCCGATGCAAGTCGTTGGAGCTGTGGGATTCCAAAATCGTCGCCTTGAAATCACAGATGATATTGATCCAACCGTTGCACAGATAATCCGTGATTGTTGGCAAAC GGAACCGCATTTACGGCCATCGTTTACGCAACTGATGCGAAGTCTGAAGCGGCTACAGGGTCTAAACAAAAGCAAGAGAGGGAACACAAGTGAAAGTTTGATGTAA
- the LOC106358515 gene encoding probable serine/threonine-protein kinase SIS8 isoform X3, which yields MPKMKHLLRKLHIGGSSSNGFGDHHHRLDESTRPMIDPTSIRSSSPSPASTPSVSSSSGFGNAAATLPRLEPFEPAGRDLAAAVDGIDFSLMEEEYQVQLAMAISVSDPDPRENADTAQLDAAKRISLGVKAPVTNADSTVDFLSLRYWGHKVINYDQKVRDGFYDVYGVTSNSLSQGKMPLLVDLQGISVSDNVDYEVVLVNRLLDPELQELERRAFALSLECPDFARGQVSSDLTQKIANIVVEQMGGPVENADEALRRWMHRSYELRNSLNTTVIPLGRVNFGLARHRALLFKVLADRIDLPCMLVKGSYYTGTDDGAVNLIKLDNKSEYIIDLMGAPGALIPSEVPSSFLPVSGTDTRVFPDDLDTLQHSCPVPEKEIETPAFSVLEETDSRYSGIVANLFNGSHEENRDRCAVEKHQTERFEHDFGKLMQSQQISGENLPPFSGKPTCAQKVKVKNVSKYVISAAKNPEFAQKLHAVLLESGASPPPDLFMDVNPQNLREKSFLQDFWQESSNAMNSAVPRNPEKVGDQLAEQMRESERNPTALQLSAVCTSGEVDFSMKKNFDVDNMGKVSSPEKMEIGTADGEPSVSDSHEQGINPFLGEAAKWEIMWEDLQIGERIGVGKVHMEKFTVQSGMELKWLLRSFWTKISLIEIMLRLRHPNVVLFMGAVTRPPNFSILTEFLPRGSLYRLLHRPNHQLDEKRRMRMALDVAKGMNYLHTSHPTVVHRDLKSPNLLVDKNWVVKVCDFGLSRMKHHTYLSSKSTAGTPEWMAPEVLRNEPANEKCDVYSFGVILWELATSRIPWKGLNPMQVVGAVGFQNRRLEITDDIDPTVAQIIRDCWQTEPHLRPSFTQLMRSLKRLQGLNKSKRGNTSESLM from the exons ATGCCGAAGATGAAGCATCTTCTCCGTAAGCTCCACATCGGAGGAAGTAGCAGTAACGGATTCGGAGACCATCATCACAGGCTAGACGAATCGACTCGACCGATGATCGATCCCACCTCTATTCGTAGCTCTAGCCCTAGCCCAGCTTCCACTCCCTCCGTCTCTTCGTCATCAGGTTTCGGTAACGCCGCCGCGACATTGCCGAGGCTGGAACCGTTTGAGCCTGCGGGGCGTGATCTGGCGGCGGCTGTGGACGGTATCGATTTTAGTTTGATGGAGGAGGAGTATCAAGTCCAGCTAGCTATGGCGATCAGCGTTTCTGATCCCGATCCGAGAGAGAATGCAGATACGGCTCAGCTTGATGCAGCTAAGCGGATTAGCCTTGGCGTTAAGGCTCCGGTCACTAACGCTGACTCCACCGTTGACTTTTTGTCGCTTCGCTATTGG ggACATAAGGTTATTAACTATGACCAGAAAGTCAGGGATGGTTTTTACGATGTGTATGGGGTTACATCCAATTCTCTTTCACAAGGGAAGATGCCACTTCTCGTGGATCTTCAAGGCATCTCTGTTTCAGACAATGTTGATTATGAGGTGGTTTTGGTGAACCGGTTGCTTGATCCTGAACTTCAAGAGCTAGAGAGGAGAGCATTTGCTTTGTCTTTGGAATGTCCAGACTTTGCTCGTGGTCAGGTGTCAAGTGATTTGACTCAGAAGATTGCAAATATTGTTGTAGAGCAGATGGGTGGCCCAGTTGAGAATGCGGATGAGGCATTGAGAAGGTGGATGCATCGAAGCTATGAACTCAGGAATTCTTTGAACACCACTGTTATTCCACTTGGACGAGTTAATTTTGGTCTTGCACGTCACAGGGCTTTGCTATTCAAG gTGCTTGCTGATAGGATTGATCTCCCGTGCATGCTGGTAAAAGGCAGCTATTACACTGGAACTGACGATGGGGCTGTGAACTTGATTAAACTAGACAACAAAAG TGAATACATTATTGATTTAATGGGTGCTCCGGGTGCTCTGATTCCTTCGGAAGTTCCAAGTAGTTTTCTTCCAGTTTCTGGCACTGATACGAGAGTATTTCCTGATGATCTGGACACGTTGCAACATTCTTGCCCTGTACCTGAGAAAGAAATTGAAACGCCAGCATTTTCAGTTTTGGAGGAAACAGATTCCAGATATTCTGGTATTGTGGCAAACTTGTTTAATGGAAGCCATGAAGAAAACAGAGACAGATGTGCTGTTGAAAAGCATCAGACTGAGAGGTTTGAGCATGATTTTGGAAAGCTAATGCAATCACAGCAGATATCTGGTGAAAACTTGCCGCCGTTTTCTGGGAAACCGACTTGTGCACAGAAAGTAAAAGTCAAGAATGTCTCAAAGTATGTCATAAGTGCAGCAAAGAACCCTGAGTTTGCGCAGAAATTACATGCTGTCTTGTTAGAAAGTGGTGCATCACCTCCCCCAGATTTGTTTATGGATGTTAATCCACAGAACTTGAGGGAGAAGAGTTTTCTTCAAGACTTCTGGCAAGAAAGTAGCAATGCTATGAATTCTGCTGTTCCACGCAACCCAGAAAAG GTCGGAGATCAGTTAGCTGAACAAATGAGAGAATCTGAAAGGAACCCCACAGCACTGCAACTGTCAGCTGTTTGTACTTCAGGGGAGGTCGATTTTTCAATGAAGAAAAACTTTGATGTGGATAATATGGGTAAAGTTTCTTCACCGGAAAAGATGGAGATCGGCACTGCTGATGGCGAGCCTTCTGTTTCTGACAGTCATGAACAAGGAATTAATCCATTTCTTGGCGAGGCTGCAAAATGGGAAATTATGTGGGAAGATCTTCAGATTGGCGAGCGGATTGGTGTTGGTAAG GTTCATATGGAGAAGTTTACCGTGCAGAGTGGAATGGAACT GAAGTGGCTGTTAAGAAGTTTCTGGACCAAGATTTCTCTG ATTGAAATAATGTTGAGGTTGCGGCATCCAAATGTTGTTCTTTTCATGGGAGCAGTTACTCGGCCGCCAAATTTTTCCATTTTGACAGAGTTTCTACCCAG AGGGAGTTTGTATAGATTACTCCATCGACCAAATCATCAGCTTGATGAGAAGAGACGAATGCGGATGGCACTTGATGTG GCAAAGGGGATGAACTACTTGCACACCAGCCACCCAACTGTAGTACATAGGGATTTGAAATCTCCAAACCTTCTTGTTGATAAAAATTGGGTCGTGAAGGTTTGTGATTTTGGATTGTCACGCATGAAACATCACACGTATTTGTCCTCAAAATCAACTGCAGGAACG CCCGAGTGGATGGCTCCAGAAGTGTTGAGGAATGAACCAGCTAATGAAAA ATGTGACGTGTACAGCTTTGGTGTTATATTGTGGGAGCTAGCTACATCACGCATACCCTGGAAAGGTTTAAACCCGATGCAAGTCGTTGGAGCTGTGGGATTCCAAAATCGTCGCCTTGAAATCACAGATGATATTGATCCAACCGTTGCACAGATAATCCGTGATTGTTGGCAAAC GGAACCGCATTTACGGCCATCGTTTACGCAACTGATGCGAAGTCTGAAGCGGCTACAGGGTCTAAACAAAAGCAAGAGAGGGAACACAAGTGAAAGTTTGATGTAA
- the LOC106358512 gene encoding CTD small phosphatase-like protein 2 isoform X2 has protein sequence MTSSKLECVDERGQDSLITSVCNMEDEEEDEEELDEFDPYLFIKNLPHLSSVVPTFRPVLLPKQTRSCPPISLVLDLDETLVHSTLEPCDEVDFTFPVHFNEEEHTVYVRCRPHLQEFMERVSRLFEIIIFTASQSIYAEQLLNVLDPKRKLFRHRVYRDSCVFFDGNYLKDLSVLGRDLSRVIIVDNSPQAFGFQVENGVPIESWFNDPSDKELLHLLPFLESLIGAEDVRPMIAKKFNLKEKIEAAVDAPEYPAEAGDPFER, from the exons ATGACGAGCTCGAAGCTGGAGTGCGTCGACGAGCGTGGCCAAGACTCTCTTATAACCTCCGTATGCAACATGGAGGACGAAGAAGAGGATGAGGAGGAGCTCGACGAGTTcgatccttatctcttcatcaAAAACTTGCCCCACTTGTCCTCCGTTGTCCCTACTTTCAGACCCGTCTTGCTTCCTAAACAGACCCGAAGCTGCCCTCCCATCTCTCTAGTCCTTGACCTCGACG AAACGCTTGTGCACTCTACTCTAGAACCGTGTGACGAGGTGGACTTCACATTCCCTGTGCATTTCAACGAAGAAGAGCATACGGTCTACGTGCGGTGCCGTCCTCACCTACAAGAGTTTATGGAGAGAGTGTCCCGTCTTTTCGAGATCATTATTTTCACAGCTAGCCAGAGTATCTACGCCGAGCAGCTTCTGAATGTGCTTGACCCCAAGAGGAAGCTCTTTCGCCATAGAGTGTACCGTGACTCGTGTGTTTTCTTTGACGGTAACTACCTTAAGGATTTGTCCGTCCTTGGACGTGACTTGTCTCGTGTCATCATCGTCGATAACTCCCCACAG GCATTTGGGTTTCAAGTGGAGAACGGTGTGCCAATAGAGAGCTGGTTTAACGACCCTTCAGATAAAGAGCTCCTCCACTTGCTGCCGTTTCTTGAAAGCTTAATAGGAGCTGAAGATGTGAGGCCGATGATCGCCAAGAAGTTCAATCTAAAGGAGAAGATTGAGGCAGCTGTAGATGCACCTGAGTATCCTGCTGAGGCAGGTGATCCTTTCGAAAGGTAA